From Streptomyces sp. NBC_00683, one genomic window encodes:
- a CDS encoding pyrimidine reductase family protein yields the protein MRRLLPVTDLTIADPADAAGRTSAASDREWTLDELADAYAYPGETRPWLRANMVSTLDGAAQHEGRSQGISSATDMRIFGTLRGLADVIVVGAETVRLEGYRPARARDAFAARRAAAGQGPAPAIAVVSASLDLDFSLPLFVSPLVPTLVITGAAAPSDRIRAARDAGAEVLIAGDGAAVEPARAVAELAARGLTRLLTEGGPRLLGQFVAAGVLDELCLTVSPMLTAGDAQRIAGGPGVTLPERFSLTSLLEEAGFLFTRYGKI from the coding sequence ATGCGACGCCTGCTCCCTGTGACGGACCTGACAATCGCGGACCCGGCAGATGCCGCCGGGAGGACATCCGCAGCCAGCGATCGCGAGTGGACACTCGACGAGCTGGCCGACGCCTACGCGTACCCCGGGGAGACCCGCCCCTGGCTGCGCGCCAACATGGTCTCCACCCTGGACGGTGCGGCCCAGCACGAGGGCCGCTCCCAGGGCATCTCCAGCGCGACGGACATGCGGATCTTCGGCACCCTGCGCGGGCTGGCCGATGTGATCGTCGTCGGCGCGGAGACGGTGCGGCTGGAGGGCTACCGGCCCGCCCGGGCCCGCGATGCCTTCGCCGCCCGGCGCGCGGCGGCCGGGCAGGGCCCCGCCCCCGCGATCGCCGTCGTGAGCGCGAGCCTGGACCTGGACTTCTCGCTCCCGCTCTTCGTCTCGCCCCTGGTCCCGACCCTGGTGATCACCGGGGCGGCGGCACCCTCCGACCGGATCCGAGCGGCCCGGGACGCCGGTGCCGAGGTGCTGATCGCCGGGGACGGCGCGGCCGTGGAGCCGGCGCGGGCGGTTGCGGAACTGGCCGCGCGCGGCCTCACCCGGCTGCTCACGGAGGGCGGACCGAGGCTGCTGGGCCAGTTCGTGGCGGCCGGGGTGCTGGACGAGCTCTGTCTGACGGTGTCCCCGATGCTCACCGCGGGGGATGCGCAGCGCATCGCGGGAGGCCCCGGAGTGACCTTGCCGGAACGTTTCTCCCTCA
- the zapE gene encoding cell division protein ZapE yields MSSSTAVPGQSPIAETAPQSLCALEPRVPADRLVAEMVPPPRFDSVRFDTYVPDPNQPSQTEAVKVLGEFAGGLGGAHATGAGRRKWFSKKPTPPTGPRGVYLDGGYGVGKTHLLASLWHATPAAPSLKAFGTFVELTNLVGALGFQQTVQTLSGHRLLCIDEFELDDPGDTVLVSSLLSRLVEAGVALAATSNTLPGKLGEGRFASADFLREIQGLSSHFRPLRIDGEDYRHRGLPEAPPPYSDEQVTRAAYATPGAALDDFPGLLDHLARVHPSRYGALTDGITAVCLTDVQPVPDQSTALRLVVLADRLYDREVPVLASGLPFDQLFSDEMLNGGYRKKYFRAISRLTALARDAKGLVAQ; encoded by the coding sequence GTGTCGTCCTCCACCGCCGTGCCGGGGCAGAGCCCCATAGCCGAAACGGCCCCGCAGTCCTTGTGCGCCCTCGAGCCGCGCGTCCCCGCCGACCGCCTGGTCGCGGAGATGGTGCCGCCACCGCGCTTCGACTCGGTGCGTTTCGATACGTACGTACCCGACCCGAACCAGCCGAGCCAGACCGAGGCGGTCAAGGTCCTCGGCGAGTTCGCCGGCGGGCTCGGCGGCGCGCACGCCACCGGCGCGGGCAGGCGCAAGTGGTTCAGCAAGAAGCCCACGCCGCCCACCGGCCCTCGGGGTGTCTACCTCGACGGCGGCTACGGCGTCGGCAAGACCCACCTGCTGGCCTCGCTCTGGCACGCCACTCCGGCCGCCCCCTCGCTCAAGGCCTTCGGCACGTTCGTCGAACTGACGAATCTGGTCGGTGCGCTGGGCTTCCAGCAGACCGTTCAGACCCTGAGCGGCCACCGGCTCCTGTGCATCGACGAATTCGAACTGGATGACCCGGGCGACACGGTCCTGGTGTCGTCGCTGCTCAGCAGGCTCGTCGAGGCGGGTGTCGCGCTGGCCGCCACCTCGAACACCCTGCCCGGCAAGCTCGGCGAGGGCCGTTTCGCCTCCGCCGACTTCCTCCGCGAGATCCAGGGGCTTTCCTCGCACTTCCGGCCGTTGCGGATCGACGGCGAGGACTACCGTCACCGCGGGCTGCCCGAGGCCCCGCCGCCGTACTCCGACGAGCAGGTCACCCGGGCCGCGTACGCCACCCCGGGCGCCGCCCTGGACGACTTCCCCGGCCTGCTCGACCACCTCGCCCGGGTCCATCCGAGCCGCTACGGAGCACTGACGGACGGCATCACGGCGGTCTGCCTGACCGATGTGCAGCCGGTGCCGGACCAGTCGACGGCCCTGCGTCTGGTGGTGCTCGCGGACCGGCTGTACGACCGTGAGGTCCCGGTGCTCGCGTCCGGTCTTCCGTTCGACCAGCTGTTCAGCGACGAGATGCTGAACGGCGGGTACCGGAAGAAGTACTTCCGGGCGATCTCCCGGCTGACGGCACTGGCGCGTGACGCAAAGGGACTGGTGGCGCAGTAG
- a CDS encoding OsmC family protein, with amino-acid sequence MATTRQAHTVWEGNLLEGKGVVTLDSSGIGEYPVSWPSRAEKANGKTSPEELIAAAHSSCFSMALSNGLAKAGTPPTKLNTQAEVTFQPGTGITGIHLTVEGEVPGLDEAGFVKAAEDAKVNCPVSQALTGTTITLSASLA; translated from the coding sequence ATGGCTACCACGCGTCAGGCGCACACGGTCTGGGAAGGCAACCTGCTCGAGGGCAAGGGCGTTGTCACCCTCGACTCCTCCGGGATCGGGGAGTACCCGGTCTCCTGGCCCTCCCGCGCGGAGAAGGCGAACGGCAAGACCAGCCCGGAGGAGCTCATCGCCGCAGCGCACTCCAGCTGCTTCTCGATGGCTCTGTCCAACGGCCTGGCCAAGGCGGGCACCCCGCCGACCAAGCTGAACACCCAGGCGGAGGTCACCTTCCAGCCCGGTACCGGCATCACCGGCATCCACCTCACCGTGGAGGGCGAGGTCCCGGGTCTGGACGAGGCGGGCTTCGTGAAGGCCGCCGAGGACGCCAAGGTGAACTGCCCGGTCAGCCAGGCGCTGACGGGCACGACGATCACGCTCAGCGCTTCGCTGGCCTGA
- a CDS encoding alkaline phosphatase PhoX: protein MSSASVPEGRATRRQVLAGTGATAASIAFAGAFTELFAGTAAARGHGDYGPLVPDPDGLLDLPRGFRYRVLSREGEPLLSGEGLVPSNHDGMAAFAGRRGRVHLVRNHENRPTGKIGVPTVEGLTYDPTGKGGCTALELDSRGNVLGERVAIAGTAVNCAGGPTPWNTWLTCEETEDKAGTNGYTKDHGFIFEVDGADPRRTGAVPLTAMGRFQHEAIAVDPKNGIVYETEDAFQQPFGLFYRFLPEKPLGGTGSLRAGGALEAMRVPGVPDLSVVQETGTSFDRIEWVPVPDPQAVATPIRLQDFGPKGITHAQKLEGCYWGGSSVYFVSSFAHSSEGSAADHFGQVWRYEPKRRRLTLVVIFGPDSDIQLPGESPDNICLAADGGLMVCEDGGGAQHVLGVTRRGEVYPMARGRQNIGTPEEPEWGEFAGVTFSPDGGTMFVNCYTPGTTFAVTGPWR, encoded by the coding sequence ATGTCATCAGCATCAGTACCTGAAGGACGCGCAACACGACGACAGGTCCTGGCCGGCACCGGCGCGACCGCCGCCTCGATCGCCTTCGCCGGGGCTTTCACCGAGCTCTTCGCCGGCACCGCCGCCGCCCGGGGCCACGGCGACTACGGCCCCCTCGTGCCCGACCCCGACGGCCTGCTCGACCTGCCGAGAGGTTTCCGCTACCGGGTCCTCTCCCGGGAGGGTGAGCCCCTTCTCTCCGGCGAGGGCCTGGTCCCGAGCAATCACGACGGCATGGCCGCCTTCGCGGGCCGCCGGGGCCGGGTACACCTCGTGCGCAACCACGAGAACCGGCCCACCGGCAAGATCGGCGTACCGACGGTCGAGGGCCTCACGTACGACCCGACGGGCAAGGGCGGCTGTACGGCCCTGGAGCTCGACAGCCGGGGGAACGTCCTCGGGGAGCGCGTCGCCATCGCCGGTACGGCGGTCAACTGCGCGGGCGGGCCCACCCCGTGGAACACGTGGCTGACCTGCGAGGAGACCGAGGACAAGGCCGGCACCAACGGCTACACCAAGGACCACGGGTTCATCTTCGAGGTGGACGGCGCCGATCCGCGCCGCACCGGAGCCGTACCGCTGACCGCGATGGGCCGCTTCCAGCACGAGGCGATCGCGGTCGACCCGAAGAACGGGATCGTGTACGAGACCGAGGACGCGTTCCAGCAGCCGTTCGGGCTCTTCTACCGCTTCCTCCCCGAGAAGCCGCTCGGCGGCACGGGCTCGCTGCGGGCGGGGGGCGCGCTCGAAGCAATGCGGGTGCCCGGGGTACCCGACCTGTCCGTCGTCCAGGAGACCGGGACGAGCTTCGACCGGATCGAGTGGGTGCCCGTCCCCGATCCGCAGGCCGTCGCGACTCCGATCCGGCTGCAGGACTTCGGACCGAAGGGCATCACGCACGCCCAGAAGCTGGAGGGCTGCTACTGGGGCGGTTCGTCCGTCTACTTCGTCTCCAGTTTCGCCCACAGTTCGGAGGGGTCGGCCGCCGACCACTTCGGCCAGGTCTGGCGGTACGAGCCGAAGCGGCGCCGGCTCACGCTGGTGGTGATCTTCGGCCCGGACTCGGACATCCAGCTGCCCGGCGAGTCCCCGGACAACATCTGCCTGGCCGCCGACGGCGGGCTGATGGTGTGCGAGGACGGCGGCGGCGCACAGCATGTCCTCGGGGTGACACGGCGCGGCGAGGTCTATCCGATGGCGCGGGGGCGGCAGAACATCGGGACGCCCGAGGAGCCGGAGTGGGGCGAATTCGCCGGGGTGACGTTCTCGCCGGACGGCGGAACGATGTTCGTGAACTGCTACACGCCGGGGACGACCTTCGCCGTGACGGGCCCCTGGCGCTGA
- a CDS encoding polysaccharide deacetylase family protein: MTMLAVLGAVLAGCGNPEATRTQTLTPPSPAPSHAAKAQGTRTKPPTMAPGPAGLTPVFERRSGGSGDRSGKAGKADKVVALTFDADMTADQGQRAAAGEHFDNPGLITLLRRLKVPSTVFMTGRWAQEYPVQARSIGTDPLFEVANHSYSHYAFSSPCYGLPTVAKGDMRGEVERAFTAIRKTGARNVVPYFRFPGGCYDDASLKALAATGVTAVQWDVVSGDAFATDADAVAEQVLAGVKPGSLVVMHCTRSAAPVTDEAVRRVVPELRARGYRFVKVSELMRG, encoded by the coding sequence ATGACCATGCTGGCGGTTCTGGGGGCGGTGCTCGCCGGCTGCGGGAACCCGGAGGCCACCCGCACCCAGACCCTCACGCCGCCGTCGCCGGCCCCGAGCCACGCGGCGAAGGCGCAGGGCACGCGGACGAAGCCGCCCACGATGGCTCCGGGGCCGGCCGGGCTGACTCCCGTCTTCGAGCGCCGCTCCGGCGGATCCGGGGACAGGAGCGGCAAGGCAGGCAAGGCCGACAAGGTCGTGGCGCTCACCTTCGACGCGGACATGACGGCAGATCAGGGTCAGCGCGCCGCCGCGGGCGAGCACTTCGACAACCCGGGTCTGATCACGCTGCTGCGTCGGCTGAAGGTGCCGTCGACGGTCTTCATGACCGGACGGTGGGCCCAGGAGTACCCGGTCCAGGCCCGCTCGATCGGCACGGACCCGCTGTTCGAGGTCGCCAACCACTCGTACAGCCACTACGCCTTCTCCTCCCCCTGCTACGGGCTGCCGACCGTCGCGAAGGGCGACATGCGCGGCGAGGTGGAGCGGGCGTTCACCGCGATCCGGAAGACGGGGGCGCGCAATGTCGTGCCGTACTTCCGCTTCCCCGGCGGCTGTTACGACGACGCCTCGCTGAAGGCCCTGGCGGCCACCGGGGTGACGGCGGTCCAGTGGGACGTCGTCAGCGGCGACGCGTTCGCCACGGACGCGGACGCGGTGGCCGAGCAGGTACTGGCGGGCGTGAAGCCGGGCTCGCTGGTCGTCATGCACTGCACGCGCAGCGCGGCGCCCGTCACCGACGAAGCCGTGCGGCGTGTGGTCCCCGAGCTGCGCGCGCGGGGGTACCGCTTCGTCAAGGTCTCCGAGCTGATGCGGGGCTGA
- a CDS encoding ABC transporter, giving the protein MRYQAALLVRSQRWLAPVLLYAAFLGVGVRAGQPLLDSLGYAAAALLPVAAWFVRLCVTQEPPAARTVAAAAAGQSRVHCAALLTALGSALALGVVADGVVLLISKPVSTDNTVDIPILPAACAGLLAAVCCALLGAAVGALCSRPLLHHRGWSLAATVSGSLLALVAPGSPARYAVTSLVTGSSAGTVPVPVLPLAGAAVIAAAVAAVTSRLTSLRG; this is encoded by the coding sequence ATGCGCTATCAGGCCGCACTGCTGGTGCGCTCGCAGCGCTGGCTCGCGCCCGTCCTCCTCTACGCGGCCTTCCTCGGCGTCGGTGTGCGCGCCGGGCAGCCCCTGCTGGACTCGCTCGGTTACGCGGCCGCCGCGCTGCTGCCCGTCGCCGCGTGGTTCGTCCGGCTCTGCGTCACCCAGGAGCCGCCCGCCGCCCGGACGGTCGCGGCCGCCGCCGCCGGGCAGTCGCGGGTCCACTGCGCCGCGCTGCTCACCGCCCTCGGATCCGCACTGGCCCTGGGCGTCGTGGCCGACGGGGTCGTGCTCCTCATCAGCAAACCGGTCAGCACCGACAACACTGTCGACATACCGATTCTGCCCGCCGCCTGCGCCGGACTGCTCGCCGCCGTCTGCTGCGCCCTGCTGGGAGCGGCGGTCGGAGCGCTCTGTTCCCGGCCGCTGCTGCACCACCGCGGCTGGTCACTGGCCGCCACCGTGTCCGGCAGCCTGCTCGCCCTGGTGGCCCCCGGCTCACCTGCGAGGTACGCCGTGACGAGCCTGGTCACCGGTTCGTCGGCCGGGACGGTCCCGGTGCCCGTCCTGCCGCTGGCCGGGGCCGCTGTCATCGCGGCGGCGGTGGCCGCCGTCACCTCCCGGCTCACTTCGCTGCGCGGGTGA
- a CDS encoding AIM24 family protein, translating to MKSDLFSSEHMAQQATAPGMSLQNAKSIKYAVNGEMHARQGSMIAFRGSLQFERKGQGIGGMLKRAVTGEGLALMAVRGQGEAWFAHEAANCFIVEMEQGDVLTINGRNVLCFDASLSYEIKTVKGAGMTGGGLFNSVFSGYGKLGLICDGQPIVIPVTAQQPVYVDTDAVVGWSAQLSTSLHRSQSFGSMVRGGSGEAVQLMLQGEGFVIVRPSELKPEKASAN from the coding sequence ATGAAGAGCGATCTCTTTTCCAGCGAGCACATGGCCCAGCAGGCCACCGCCCCCGGTATGTCCCTGCAGAACGCAAAGTCCATCAAGTACGCCGTCAACGGTGAGATGCACGCGCGTCAGGGATCGATGATCGCCTTTCGCGGCAGTCTCCAGTTCGAACGCAAGGGCCAGGGCATCGGCGGCATGCTCAAGCGCGCGGTCACCGGCGAGGGACTGGCGCTCATGGCGGTCCGCGGCCAGGGCGAGGCGTGGTTCGCCCACGAGGCGGCCAACTGCTTCATCGTGGAGATGGAGCAGGGCGACGTCCTGACCATCAACGGCCGCAACGTCCTCTGCTTCGACGCGAGCCTCTCGTACGAGATCAAGACCGTGAAGGGTGCCGGGATGACCGGCGGCGGCCTCTTCAACAGCGTCTTCAGCGGCTACGGCAAGCTCGGCCTGATCTGCGACGGCCAGCCCATCGTGATACCCGTGACCGCCCAGCAGCCCGTGTACGTCGACACGGACGCGGTCGTCGGCTGGAGCGCCCAGCTCTCCACCTCGCTGCACCGCTCGCAGAGCTTCGGATCCATGGTGCGCGGCGGTTCGGGCGAGGCCGTCCAGCTGATGCTCCAGGGCGAGGGGTTCGTGATCGTACGGCCCAGCGAGCTCAAGCCGGAGAAGGCGTCGGCCAACTGA
- a CDS encoding aminoacyl-tRNA hydrolase, translated as MSSDDLPETLPADPADSPFRTEPTARDEAPQFVLPLVVHIEKTDPPARTDALRTAARAVLTMLSDERSLGEGEWAQLMRDWQDARIRKVVRRARGAEWRKASALPGITVTGEQAEVRVFPPVPLDGWPKELAKLQVSGTDLDDPEPPAAPDGAGPVLWLNPELGMSAGKTMAQAGHGAQLAWWELSDTERKAWREAGFPLSVATPAPDRWRELTVSGLPVVRDAGFTEIAPGSCTVVADHPALRR; from the coding sequence GTGAGCAGCGACGACCTTCCCGAGACCCTTCCCGCAGATCCCGCGGACAGTCCGTTCCGCACCGAGCCGACGGCGCGCGACGAGGCACCTCAGTTCGTGCTGCCGCTGGTGGTGCACATCGAGAAGACGGATCCCCCGGCACGCACCGACGCGCTTCGGACGGCCGCCCGCGCGGTGCTCACGATGCTCTCCGACGAACGATCGCTCGGTGAGGGCGAGTGGGCGCAGCTCATGCGGGACTGGCAGGACGCCCGGATCCGCAAGGTGGTGCGGCGCGCACGCGGTGCGGAGTGGCGCAAGGCGTCCGCGCTGCCCGGGATCACGGTCACGGGCGAGCAGGCCGAGGTGCGGGTGTTCCCGCCGGTGCCGCTGGACGGCTGGCCGAAGGAGCTGGCCAAGCTCCAGGTGTCGGGAACCGACCTCGACGATCCGGAGCCGCCGGCCGCTCCCGACGGTGCCGGCCCAGTGCTCTGGCTGAATCCGGAGCTCGGCATGTCGGCGGGCAAGACGATGGCCCAGGCCGGGCACGGTGCGCAGCTCGCCTGGTGGGAGCTGTCGGACACGGAGCGCAAGGCGTGGCGGGAGGCGGGTTTCCCTCTCTCCGTGGCCACCCCTGCCCCGGACCGCTGGCGCGAACTCACCGTGAGCGGACTGCCGGTGGTGCGCGATGCCGGGTTCACCGAGATCGCGCCGGGGTCCTGCACGGTGGTCGCGGACCATCCGGCACTGCGCCGCTGA
- a CDS encoding DUF4142 domain-containing protein, translating to MRRINGTALIIAALVATLGALAYPVWSYADRSGTGEANLNASSVATQWGPLSATDRDFLVKVRLAGLWELPAGQQAIERAPSEAVKTAGDHLVVGHTDLDRRARDVAAKLGVELPNQPTELQQGWLRELTAASGQEYERKFANLLRNAHGKVFALVAQVRHTTRNSLIRQLASDANQTVLDHITMLERTGFVDFDGLAREAAGASTASPSGPPVSGNGVPQVPVPVTPTGDQSFTSRPVPPTMEPLPQP from the coding sequence TTGCGACGCATCAACGGAACGGCCCTCATCATCGCGGCACTTGTCGCCACACTCGGCGCGCTCGCCTATCCCGTCTGGTCGTACGCCGACCGCTCGGGGACGGGCGAAGCCAATCTGAACGCGTCCAGTGTCGCCACCCAGTGGGGCCCGCTCTCCGCGACCGACCGGGACTTCCTGGTCAAGGTGCGCCTCGCCGGGCTGTGGGAACTGCCCGCGGGCCAGCAGGCCATCGAGCGCGCACCGAGCGAGGCGGTGAAGACGGCGGGCGACCACCTGGTGGTCGGGCACACGGATCTGGACCGGCGGGCCCGGGACGTGGCCGCCAAGCTCGGGGTGGAACTGCCGAACCAGCCGACGGAACTGCAGCAGGGCTGGCTGCGCGAACTGACGGCGGCGAGCGGCCAGGAGTACGAGCGCAAGTTCGCCAACCTGCTGCGCAACGCGCACGGCAAGGTCTTCGCGCTGGTCGCCCAGGTCCGGCACACCACGCGCAACTCGCTGATCAGGCAGCTGGCCTCGGACGCCAACCAGACCGTCCTGGACCACATCACCATGCTGGAGCGCACCGGGTTCGTCGACTTCGACGGACTGGCCCGCGAGGCGGCGGGCGCGTCGACGGCCAGCCCCTCGGGCCCGCCCGTGTCGGGCAACGGAGTCCCGCAGGTCCCGGTGCCGGTGACGCCGACCGGGGACCAGTCGTTCACCTCGCGCCCGGTGCCGCCCACGATGGAGCCGCTGCCGCAGCCGTAG
- a CDS encoding DUF692 domain-containing protein produces the protein MKLGTGIGWRPEIEDAIEALPGIDWVEAVAENICTDHLPASLARLRERGVTVVPHGVSLGLGGADRPDAGRLADLAARATLLGTPLVTEHIAFVRAGGPLTASPGLEAGHLLPVPRTWDALEVLCENVRIAQDSLPVPLALENIAALISWPDEELTEGQFLAELVERTGVRLLIDVANLHTNHVNRGEDPATALDELPVEAIAYVHVAGGMERDGVWHDTHAHPVTQPVLDVLAELRSRVDPPGVLLERDDDFPPIAELADELVAIRTTLAGAADAPAPVRRPPARSQEPAGRAAGARDRTAVAQTALLSSLVAGTPAPEGFDHRRLGVQSRALAAKRAGVVAKVAPELPEILGDGYRSAFLAYARTRPMSGGYRRDALAFAEQLLVAGAPADDAARRRLTHWWQDRAAARPPRRSTRLVRAARTALMGR, from the coding sequence ATGAAGCTGGGAACAGGAATCGGCTGGCGGCCTGAGATCGAGGACGCCATCGAGGCGCTGCCCGGGATCGACTGGGTCGAGGCGGTTGCGGAGAACATCTGCACCGACCACCTCCCCGCGTCTCTCGCCCGCCTCAGGGAGCGCGGCGTCACCGTCGTCCCGCACGGTGTCTCGCTGGGCCTCGGCGGCGCCGACCGCCCCGACGCGGGCCGGCTAGCCGATCTGGCGGCGCGAGCCACGCTGCTGGGCACGCCGCTGGTGACGGAGCACATCGCGTTCGTACGGGCCGGGGGGCCGCTCACCGCCTCGCCGGGGCTGGAGGCGGGGCACCTGCTGCCCGTGCCGCGGACCTGGGACGCGCTGGAGGTGCTGTGCGAGAACGTGCGGATCGCCCAGGACTCGCTGCCCGTGCCGCTGGCCCTGGAGAACATCGCCGCGCTGATCTCCTGGCCGGACGAGGAGCTGACCGAGGGGCAGTTCCTCGCGGAGCTGGTCGAGCGCACGGGCGTGCGGCTGCTGATCGACGTCGCCAATCTGCACACCAATCACGTCAACCGGGGCGAGGACCCGGCGACGGCCCTCGACGAACTTCCGGTCGAGGCCATCGCGTACGTCCATGTGGCGGGCGGCATGGAGAGGGACGGGGTCTGGCACGACACGCACGCCCATCCCGTGACACAGCCCGTCCTGGACGTGCTGGCCGAGCTCCGCTCACGGGTCGATCCGCCGGGCGTCCTGCTGGAGCGCGACGACGACTTCCCGCCGATCGCGGAACTGGCGGACGAACTGGTAGCGATCCGCACCACGCTGGCCGGGGCGGCCGACGCGCCGGCCCCCGTGCGACGGCCGCCGGCGCGGTCCCAGGAGCCGGCCGGCCGTGCCGCGGGGGCCCGCGACCGCACCGCCGTCGCCCAGACCGCACTGCTCTCTTCACTGGTCGCGGGTACGCCCGCGCCGGAGGGCTTCGACCACCGGCGGCTCGGTGTGCAGAGCCGCGCCCTGGCCGCCAAGCGGGCCGGGGTCGTCGCCAAGGTGGCACCGGAGCTCCCGGAGATCCTCGGCGACGGCTACCGCAGCGCCTTCCTCGCGTACGCCAGGACCCGGCCCATGTCCGGCGGTTACCGTCGTGACGCCCTGGCCTTCGCCGAGCAGCTGCTCGTGGCGGGGGCCCCGGCCGACGACGCGGCCCGTCGCAGGCTGACCCACTGGTGGCAGGACCGCGCGGCCGCCCGTCCGCCGCGCCGCAGTACCCGCCTGGTCCGGGCGGCCCGTACCGCTCTCATGGGAAGGTGA
- a CDS encoding TIGR04222 domain-containing membrane protein, translated as MNALALLMTLAAVVSSTLLIVATRKAGRLGGGPDAYVHDLSEAAFLNGGPARVVDTALTALHTDGRLAIGGPGIVAVQRPEARDAVERAVLQELGAAPNGALHTLRQAVMRHPAVQEIGDGLAARGLLAAPEENRTRRRWAIAQLSVCLVAGPVSLLLTFLQYALHEGYSDMPFPFIVKVLPALVGGALVGGLTAASAKVRITRAGRRAADGYAAAHAYVGDPAHLVATRGLGALPDPALQGQLLAAARHRPAGRSSSSSRSSSTSTDSYAASAALLPVMWCAGSSPGGGGCGSSSGGGGHGSGSSCSSGSSCSSGSSCGGSSGGSSCSSSSGSSCGSSSGGSSCGSSS; from the coding sequence ATGAACGCCCTTGCCCTTCTGATGACTCTCGCCGCGGTGGTCTCCTCGACGCTCCTGATCGTTGCGACCCGCAAGGCCGGCCGCCTCGGCGGCGGCCCCGACGCGTATGTGCACGACCTCTCCGAGGCCGCCTTCCTCAACGGCGGTCCGGCCAGGGTCGTGGACACCGCGCTCACCGCCCTGCACACCGACGGGCGCCTGGCCATCGGCGGCCCGGGCATCGTCGCCGTACAGCGCCCGGAGGCCCGGGACGCGGTGGAGCGTGCCGTGCTCCAGGAGCTGGGCGCCGCCCCGAACGGCGCCCTGCACACGCTGCGGCAGGCCGTGATGCGGCATCCGGCGGTGCAGGAGATCGGCGACGGACTGGCGGCGCGCGGGCTGCTGGCCGCACCGGAGGAGAACCGGACCCGCCGCCGTTGGGCCATCGCCCAGCTGTCGGTGTGCCTGGTGGCCGGCCCCGTCAGCCTCCTGTTGACCTTCCTCCAGTACGCCCTGCACGAGGGCTACTCGGACATGCCGTTCCCGTTCATCGTGAAGGTGCTGCCCGCCCTCGTGGGCGGCGCCCTGGTGGGCGGCCTCACGGCCGCATCGGCCAAGGTCCGGATCACCCGGGCGGGGCGCCGGGCCGCCGACGGGTACGCGGCCGCCCATGCCTATGTGGGCGACCCGGCCCACCTGGTGGCCACACGGGGGCTGGGCGCGCTCCCCGACCCCGCGCTCCAGGGGCAGTTGCTCGCAGCCGCGCGCCACCGGCCTGCCGGGCGCTCCTCGTCGTCCTCCCGGTCGTCCTCCACCTCGACGGACTCCTACGCCGCGAGCGCCGCGCTTCTGCCGGTGATGTGGTGCGCCGGGTCGAGCCCCGGCGGCGGCGGCTGCGGAAGTTCCAGCGGCGGTGGCGGCCACGGGTCGGGATCCTCCTGCAGTTCCGGATCGAGCTGCAGTTCCGGATCGAGCTGCGGCGGATCGAGTGGCGGGTCGAGCTGCAGCAGCAGCAGCGGATCGAGCTGCGGCAGCAGCAGTGGTGGTTCGAGCTGCGGCAGCAGTTCCTGA
- a CDS encoding TIGR04222 domain-containing membrane protein, with protein sequence MLWVLFLLVAWGAAAISCIRLCLVTAGAAQRPSEAGREPALHELNLYETAFLAGGPHRVADLALVSMHLRRRLLLAHTGWATVVDPEGRDEVERTVIRAIGPEGQSRIAPIRAAAAAAEAVLTLADRLVAAGLAVPHGTRTTLESAVRAVRGAAVLVVVLAAAAALIPGQDPGYAGPVVAWFGLPLVLTLGCLAIARVENHPYSPWASPSGQQWLDSLPAPAHGADRDLLAAVAVRGVGAVEDPALRAALRSGRTAHSGR encoded by the coding sequence ATGCTCTGGGTCTTGTTCCTTCTGGTCGCGTGGGGCGCGGCGGCCATCTCCTGCATCCGGCTCTGCCTCGTCACCGCAGGTGCGGCCCAGCGGCCGTCCGAGGCCGGGCGCGAACCCGCCCTTCACGAACTCAACCTGTACGAGACGGCCTTCCTGGCCGGCGGCCCGCACCGGGTCGCCGATCTGGCTCTCGTCTCCATGCACCTGCGGCGCCGGCTGCTGCTCGCCCACACGGGCTGGGCGACGGTCGTCGATCCGGAGGGCCGGGACGAGGTGGAGCGCACGGTGATCCGTGCGATCGGCCCGGAGGGGCAGTCCCGGATAGCCCCGATACGGGCCGCTGCCGCGGCCGCCGAGGCCGTACTCACCCTCGCCGATCGGCTCGTCGCGGCGGGCCTCGCCGTACCGCACGGGACCCGGACGACCCTGGAGTCGGCGGTGCGGGCCGTGCGGGGTGCGGCGGTGCTGGTGGTGGTGCTGGCCGCTGCCGCCGCGCTGATCCCCGGTCAGGACCCCGGGTACGCGGGTCCGGTGGTGGCCTGGTTCGGGCTGCCACTCGTCCTCACCCTGGGCTGCCTGGCCATAGCCCGTGTCGAGAACCATCCGTACAGCCCGTGGGCCTCGCCGTCCGGACAGCAGTGGCTGGACTCGCTGCCGGCCCCGGCGCACGGGGCGGACCGCGATCTGCTGGCGGCGGTGGCGGTACGCGGTGTGGGGGCCGTGGAGGACCCGGCGCTGCGGGCGGCTCTGCGCAGCGGCCGCACGGCGCATTCGGGCCGATGA